ACTGGCATATCGGTCATCCGCCGCATGAGGGCACTCGGGATTTGCTTAATCGATACGGAATTTCATATGAGGGTATGAAGGCAAGACAGTTTCTGAAGGATGATGGCAGCAGCTTCGATCTTATCGTTGCCATGGACACGAAAAATGAGCGGGATATTCGGGAGAAGCTTGGCGTTTCTTCTCATGCGGAAGTCATTAAGTTCTTATCGTTATTACCAGAGAAGGGAATTGAGGATGTTCCCGATCCATACTACACCGGTAATTTCGATGAGGTGTACGAGCTGGTTTTGAACGGTAGCATCAAATTGCTGGAGCGGATAAAGAAGGAGCTCGGGGATGTCAGATAGTCTAGAAGATATTGATGGTAAGCGTCTGTCTGCTTCGCTACCCTTGTCCTTTAAGCAACTAAGATTGGTAAGCCAAGCGGAATTATCCAGCCGATTGGAAGCCATTAAAGTGCTGTCCGAGAATACTACGGAGCTGTATCGCTTAGTAAAGGATACGGCAACCGGTGACCATTATTTGCATTACGCGGTATTCCATATTCATGTTGCTGGTGGCGGAGTTGAAGAGGAGTATCATCATTTACTTCCAATGGAGCACGATGATGTGATCGCTGTGGCACTTGGAGCACCATTATTTGAATATCCGCATCATTGGAAACATGCCTACCTGCGCAATGGTCCTCATGGCGGGTTTGTCTGGTACGATCCGTCTGGTGTTACGAGTGATGAGGCCGAATACGCTGAAGCAGAAGCTTATATTCGTGAGCAGTTGCTTGCCTTTCACAGGCAGACCAATCAGGGGGAGGAGGATGTGAAACGGCTTCTAGAAGCTATCGACAAGCATCTTCCTCCACCAACTGAGCAGCACTGAAGCTTTAACTGATAAGTTACTCAAAAAGCGGCGTTGGTCCTAGGAATGCGGCTAGCGCTTCGGGTAGCTCATTTTGCCAAAATCCCCATTTGTGCTCTCCGTCTTTTTCCACGTAGAAAGATTTAGCCCCTTTGCTATCCAACAGCTGTTTGCAATTCCGATTCAACTCCACGAAGTCGAAGGTGCCGCGGTCCGTCGCAAATTCGTTCTCCTGAAGACCAACTAACATCCATACCTTAAGATACTCTAGAGAAGAAACTTGCTCAATCTGGGCAGTATAGACGTCATAGAACGCACCAGAAAGGGACACGACACGGCTGAATAAAGTCGGATAGGCAACAGCAAGAGATACCGAAACGGCGCCCCCCAATGAATCTCCAATCAATAGTCTCTGATCAGGGACATCACGAACAGGATAATGGGATTCCGTCCAAGGAATAAGTTCTTCTGCAAAAAAACGGGTATATAGAGAATAGCGGTCGCCATCAGGTGTGTATTCCGAAGTGCGGAGCTTCTTATCGACATCTACTCCGACAATAATGAAAGAATCCCAGCCTTGCTCCAGAATGAGCTTCTGGGAGTGAGTGGCAATTCGACCGAAGTTGAAAAAATCTTCACCATCCTGACAGTAAATGACAGGATAACTGATCCATTGCTGAAATCCAGGGGGGAGATACACTCGAATGGATCGGCTTCCTTCAGGGAGAAACTGACTTGGCACTTCATGCTTATGTATCGTTCTTTTGAATATTGGATTGTCACTCATTGGACAAACCTCCTTGGTAGGTATGGGAAATAGCAAGCAGGGGCAAACCAAACAAAGGGTAAAATGAAAAAGTGTATTAATCTGTTACATGATTAAATAAATCCTGTTATACAAACATGAAAAGGACAAAAGCTATATAAACAAAGGTTTTTTTGAGTTTTTCTTTGACCAAATCACTTAAACAGGGATATAATAATTCTATAACAGAAAGCCCTCTTCCACAATTAAAGATGAGGTGAACCTTAATGAGCAAAGTATCCACGGAAGCTCCGGTAGTTAAATCCGGTGCACAATCACACGAAGTAAGGTCAGAAGATGTCACTCCTTTGCAAGTATTGTCTCCGGAAGGCGTTGTCGTCAATCCGGAACGTATGCCGAAGCTGTCTGATGATCAATTGAAAGAAATTATGTATCGCATGGTCTTCACACGTACATGGGATGATCGGGCTATTAATCTCGGTCGTCAAGGACGTCTTGGCTTCTATGCTCCAGTATCTGGACAAGAAGCGACAATGGTTGGAAGCGAGTATGCATTGGTGAAGGAAGATTTCATTTGCCCAGGCTATCGCGATATGCCACAGCTTGTCTGGCATGGACTACCACTTTATCAGGCATTTCTCTATTCCCGCGGTCACCAGCATGGCGGAAGAATTCCAGACGACGTTAATGTTCTGATGCCTCAGATTATTATCGGAGCGCAAATTCTTCATGCTACAGGAATTGCTATGGGCTTTAAGCTTAAGAATGAGAAGCGCGTTGCGATTACTTATACTGGGGATGGCGGTTCTTCCGAAGGCGATTTCTACGAGGGCATGAACTTCGCCGGTGCTTTTAATCTACCTGTTATTTATTTCGTTCAAAACAATGGCTATGCGATTACGACACCATTTGCTAAGCAAACGGCTGCCCAATCCATTGCTCATAAAGCACTAGCTGCGGGTATCCGTGGTCAGCAAATCGATGGTATGGATGTACTTGCTGTTATTTCTGCAGTGCAAGAAGCTGCTGAAATCGGTCGTAATGGCGGTGGAGCAACACTGATCGAAGCGTTGACTTACCGTTTCCGTCCACATTCCATGGCGGATGATACAACGAAATACCGTACAAAAGAAGAAGAGCAAGAATGGAGCTTGAGGGATCCGCTTGTTCGCTTCGGTAAGTTTCTTGAAAGTAAAGGATTATGGTCTGAAGAAGATACAGCACGTGTAAAAGAAGAAGCGAAAAGTGCGGTAAACGAGCATATCAAGAAAGCGGAGCAAACGGAGAAAATGACGGTTGCCGGATTGATCGACTCTATGTTCGAGACAACTCCAGCGCATCTTGAAGAGCAAAAAGCCGATTTCCAATAAATTTTTTGCGGGGAGAGTTTAACAGCATGGCTCAAATGAATATGAAAGAAGCGATTCGCGACGCAATGCGCGTTGAGCTGAAACGCGATCCTAACGTCATTCTATTCGGCGAGGACGTCGGTAAAGTAGGCGGCGTATTCCGTGCAACGGAAGGCTTGCAGGCAGAGTTCGGCGAGACTCGCGTATTCGATACACCTTTGGCTGAATCTGCCATTGGTGGACTAGCTGTCGGACTGGGTATTCAAGGCTTCCGTCCGATTGCCGAAATTCAGTTCGTAGGCTTCATCTATGAAGCATTGGATCAAATGTTTGTTCAAGCGGCTCGTATGCGTTATCGCTCTGGCGGACGCTACCACGCTCCTATTGTTTTCCGTACTCCTTTCGGCGGCGGCGTTAAAGCAGCTGAATTGCATACAGATTCCTTGGAAGGCTTGGCTATCCAAACTCCAGGTATCAAAGTTGTCATTCCATCCAATCCTTATGATGCTAAAGGCTTGATGATCTCGGCTATTCGAGATAATGATCCTGTATTTTTCATGGAGCATTTGAATTTGTACCACGCATTCCGCGATGAAGTTCCGGAGGGCGATTATACAGTTCCAATCGGCAAAGCTAAAGTCGTTCGTGAAGGTAAGGACGTTACCATTATTACTTACGGCTTGATGGTTCACACTTCAGTAAAAGCAGCGGAAGAGCTCGAGAAAAACGGGATTTCTGCTGAAGTTATTGACTTGCGTACGCTGTTGCCGCTGGATATCGATACGATTGTTGCTTCGATCCAGAAAACAAACCGGGCGATTGTTGTTCAAGAAGCGCAGAAGACGTCAGGTGCTGCTGCTGAAGTTATTGCCCAAATTAATGAAAAAGCTATCTTGCACTTGGAAGCTCCCGTGCTTCGCGTTGCAGGTCCAGATACGGTTTATCCGTTTGCATTGGTGGAGGACTCCTGGCTTCCTTCCGTTGCGCGTATCGTGAAATCCGTAAATCAGGTGCTTCAGTTCTAATTAAGGAGGGATCCAGGTGACGAGATTCGAATACCGGTTTCCGGAGCTTGGCGAAGGACTGCATGAAGGCGAAATTGTCAAAATGCATATTGCGCCAGGTCAGACGGTAACAGATGAAGATATAATTATGGAAGTTCAGAACGATAAGGCAATTGTCGAGGTTCCTTGTCCGGTTAATGGTAAAGTCGTTGAAGTGCGGGCCAAAGACGGACAGGTTATGCATATTGGTGAAATCGTAGCAATTATCGAAGCTGAAGGCGAAGTTCCAGAACAAGCGCCTTCTGAGGAAAGCCATGCTCCAGTAGCTAGCGGTAATAGTGCAACAGGCGGCGCGGAAACGCAAGGTCAACCAGCACAACAAACAGCTGCTAGTGCGCCTGCAGAGGCGGCTCCGGCAGCAGTAGAAGCAGCCAAGCCTGCTTCTAACGCATTAGTGCTTGCAACGCCTAGCATTCGCAAGCTTGCTCGTGAGAAGGGCATAACGATCTCCGAAGTGTCCGGTACCGGCAAGAATGGTCGTATTACTCGTGAAGACATCCTTGGATTTACTTCCGGCGGTGCTCCAAAAGCAGCAGAAGCTGCAGTTGAGGCAGCTCCAGCAGCATCAGCTCCAAGCGCGGCTGCGCCGAAAGCTGTCGTTAGTGGACCAGGCGTCGAAGAGAGAGTTCCATTTAAAGGAATTCGTAAAGCGATTGCTAATGCCATGGTTAAATCCGTTTACACGGCACCTCACGTAACCTTGATGGACGAAGTAGACGTTACAGGTCTTGTTGCACTTCGCACAAGAGCTAAGCCTGTAGCGGAGAAAAAAGGCGTTAAGCTTACCTACTTGCCATTTATCGTTAAAGCTCTTGTTGCTGCTTGTCGTGAATTCCCAGCTCTTAATGCGACGATCGATGAAGCGGCTAATGAGATTGTTTACAAGAAATACTACAATATTGGTATTGCCACCGATACAGATAACGGCTTGATCGTTCCGGTCATCTTTGACGCGGATCGGAAGAACGTATGGTCTGTTGCCAACGAAATTCGTGATCTAGCTACTCGTGGTCGTGATGGCAAGCTTACTGGTGCTGAGCTCAAAGGTAGCACGATATCGATTACAAACATCGGCTCTGCTGGTGGTATGTTCTTCACGCCTGTTATTAACTTCCCTGAGGTAGCTATCTTGGGTACGGGCCGCATAGCTGAGAAAGCTGTTGTTAAAAACGGCGAAATCGTTATCGCTCCGGTTATGGCGTTGTCTCTAAGCTTTGATCACCGCATCATTGACGGCGCTACGGCGCAAAATTTCTTAAACTACATCAAACAGCTGCTTAGCGATCCTGAGCTGCTAGTTATGGAGGTGTAATCCATGGTCGTAGGGGACGCTTCTCTAGACATAGATTTGCTTATCGTCGGTGCCGGACCTGGTGGTTACGTAGCTGCAATCCGTGCAGCTCAATTGGGTCAGAAGGTTATTATTGCGGATAAAGCCAAATTTGGCGGCGTTTGTTTGAACGTTGGATGTATTCCATCGAAAGCACTAATCAACGCTGCTCATCACTATGAGTCGATGCAGCATGCTTCTGATTACGGTCTTTCGGCGGAAAATGTAGGCGTTGATTTCGGTAAAGTACAGGAGTACAAATCGTCGGTCGTTAATAAAATGACAGGCGGCGTGGAAATGCTGCTGAAAGCAAAT
This portion of the Cohnella abietis genome encodes:
- a CDS encoding low molecular weight protein-tyrosine-phosphatase; this translates as MSYSVLFVCLGNICRSPMAEAVFRNLIKQEGLDKVITVDSAGTGDWHIGHPPHEGTRDLLNRYGISYEGMKARQFLKDDGSSFDLIVAMDTKNERDIREKLGVSSHAEVIKFLSLLPEKGIEDVPDPYYTGNFDEVYELVLNGSIKLLERIKKELGDVR
- a CDS encoding alpha-ketoacid dehydrogenase subunit beta, which gives rise to MAQMNMKEAIRDAMRVELKRDPNVILFGEDVGKVGGVFRATEGLQAEFGETRVFDTPLAESAIGGLAVGLGIQGFRPIAEIQFVGFIYEALDQMFVQAARMRYRSGGRYHAPIVFRTPFGGGVKAAELHTDSLEGLAIQTPGIKVVIPSNPYDAKGLMISAIRDNDPVFFMEHLNLYHAFRDEVPEGDYTVPIGKAKVVREGKDVTIITYGLMVHTSVKAAEELEKNGISAEVIDLRTLLPLDIDTIVASIQKTNRAIVVQEAQKTSGAAAEVIAQINEKAILHLEAPVLRVAGPDTVYPFALVEDSWLPSVARIVKSVNQVLQF
- the pdhA gene encoding pyruvate dehydrogenase (acetyl-transferring) E1 component subunit alpha; this translates as MSKVSTEAPVVKSGAQSHEVRSEDVTPLQVLSPEGVVVNPERMPKLSDDQLKEIMYRMVFTRTWDDRAINLGRQGRLGFYAPVSGQEATMVGSEYALVKEDFICPGYRDMPQLVWHGLPLYQAFLYSRGHQHGGRIPDDVNVLMPQIIIGAQILHATGIAMGFKLKNEKRVAITYTGDGGSSEGDFYEGMNFAGAFNLPVIYFVQNNGYAITTPFAKQTAAQSIAHKALAAGIRGQQIDGMDVLAVISAVQEAAEIGRNGGGATLIEALTYRFRPHSMADDTTKYRTKEEEQEWSLRDPLVRFGKFLESKGLWSEEDTARVKEEAKSAVNEHIKKAEQTEKMTVAGLIDSMFETTPAHLEEQKADFQ
- a CDS encoding alpha/beta hydrolase, whose translation is MSDNPIFKRTIHKHEVPSQFLPEGSRSIRVYLPPGFQQWISYPVIYCQDGEDFFNFGRIATHSQKLILEQGWDSFIIVGVDVDKKLRTSEYTPDGDRYSLYTRFFAEELIPWTESHYPVRDVPDQRLLIGDSLGGAVSVSLAVAYPTLFSRVVSLSGAFYDVYTAQIEQVSSLEYLKVWMLVGLQENEFATDRGTFDFVELNRNCKQLLDSKGAKSFYVEKDGEHKWGFWQNELPEALAAFLGPTPLFE
- a CDS encoding dihydrolipoamide acetyltransferase family protein; the encoded protein is MTRFEYRFPELGEGLHEGEIVKMHIAPGQTVTDEDIIMEVQNDKAIVEVPCPVNGKVVEVRAKDGQVMHIGEIVAIIEAEGEVPEQAPSEESHAPVASGNSATGGAETQGQPAQQTAASAPAEAAPAAVEAAKPASNALVLATPSIRKLAREKGITISEVSGTGKNGRITREDILGFTSGGAPKAAEAAVEAAPAASAPSAAAPKAVVSGPGVEERVPFKGIRKAIANAMVKSVYTAPHVTLMDEVDVTGLVALRTRAKPVAEKKGVKLTYLPFIVKALVAACREFPALNATIDEAANEIVYKKYYNIGIATDTDNGLIVPVIFDADRKNVWSVANEIRDLATRGRDGKLTGAELKGSTISITNIGSAGGMFFTPVINFPEVAILGTGRIAEKAVVKNGEIVIAPVMALSLSFDHRIIDGATAQNFLNYIKQLLSDPELLVMEV